GCGGTGTCCTCGATGAGCTTGAGGATGTCCGGGTCATCGAAGATCTCGAACAGTTCCTCGAACTGTGGATCCGAGAGCCTCTCGAAGCTCTCGTGGATGGCCAGGTCCTTACGGAGCTCCTTGCCGATGGACTTCGTCCACGCCCGGTGGTAGCGGTGCATCATGCGGGCGGAGAAGTCCTCCTGCTCCAGCGCGACGATGGCGGTCTCGGCCGCCAAGCTGGCGCAATGAAGGCTCGTGAAGATGCCTCCTCCGCTCGTGGCCTTCGCCTGGCAGGCCGCGTCCCCGACGACCATCACGTGGTCCGCGTACGTCCGCCGAGGGAAACCGATGGGGATGCCTCCCACGATGTATAGGATGGGCTGCGCTCCCTTCGTGTATTGGCGGACCTCGGGCCGCTGGAGCATCTTCTCGAGGTACGCGTACGCGTTCCCCTCGCCCACGCAGAGGCCCACGCGGGCCGTGTCCCCGCTCGGGATGATCCAACCGAAGAAGCCCGGGGCAACCTGGTTCCCGACGAACAGCTTGACGAAACCCGGGTCGCCGCGGACCCCGGTCAACTCGACCTCGAACCCGGGCAGGATCTTCTTCGGCCGCAGGATATGGAACCACTTGGCCACGTTCGACCGGACGCCGTCGCATCCGATTAGAATCTTCCCGCGAATCCTGCTCATCTGGCCGTCCCGATCCACCACGACCTCGACCCCGCCGTCCTTGTACGCGCCCGTCTGGGCCTGGGTACCCAGGAAGGTGTGCGCGCCCGCCCGGACCGCCTCCGTGACGATGGCCCGGTCGAACATGGCGCGGTGGACGACCACGGCCTCCGTCTCGTGGCCGTCGATGCGGAGGCACCGCCCCTTCGGCGAGAAGATTTCCGCGCCATGGATTTCTCCAATGATGGTCTCCTTGCACTTCACGTAGTCGAAGACCCGCGGCGTGACGAGGCCGCCGCACTGGATCGGCTCGCCGATCTCCCGGTGTTCCTCCAGCAGGGCGACCTCATACCCCTTGCGGGCGATGCGTTCCGCCGCCAGGCCACCGGCGGGTC
The nucleotide sequence above comes from Thermoplasmata archaeon. Encoded proteins:
- a CDS encoding NAD(P)/FAD-dependent oxidoreductase, coding for MPTARDSFDVVVVGAGPAGGLAAERIARKGYEVALLEEHREIGEPIQCGGLVTPRVFDYVKCKETIIGEIHGAEIFSPKGRCLRIDGHETEAVVVHRAMFDRAIVTEAVRAGAHTFLGTQAQTGAYKDGGVEVVVDRDGQMSRIRGKILIGCDGVRSNVAKWFHILRPKKILPGFEVELTGVRGDPGFVKLFVGNQVAPGFFGWIIPSGDTARVGLCVGEGNAYAYLEKMLQRPEVRQYTKGAQPILYIVGGIPIGFPRRTYADHVMVVGDAACQAKATSGGGIFTSLHCASLAAETAIVALEQEDFSARMMHRYHRAWTKSIGKELRKDLAIHESFERLSDPQFEELFEIFDDPDILKLIEDTADIDFPSRIGWTLIRRDPRILKYVGKALRTMIAKTVGI